From a region of the Streptacidiphilus albus JL83 genome:
- a CDS encoding 5'-3' exonuclease, with product MTAPAPRLMLLDSASLYYRAYFGVPDSLRSPDGRPVNAVRGLLEFITRLVHDHSPDQLVACWDADWRPQWRVDLIPTYKTHRVATAADGNVAADGAEEVPDTLAPQVPVIEAVLDALGIARVGVADYEADDVIGTLATRATGPVDIVTGDRDLFQLVDDARKARVLYPVKGVGTLQLTDDAVLVEKYGVTGAQYVDFAVLRGDPSDGLPGVVGIGEKTAAKLIAQYGTLADIQAAAIDPDSKLTPAQRKRIVEGTDYLAVAPKVVSVATDVPLPAFDPALPDEPHDPITLEELSERWGLGSPIKRLLDTLTQNGKNA from the coding sequence ATGACCGCTCCCGCCCCCCGGCTGATGCTGCTGGACTCCGCCAGCCTGTACTACCGCGCGTACTTCGGCGTGCCCGACTCGCTGCGCTCCCCGGACGGCCGGCCGGTGAACGCCGTCCGCGGACTGCTGGAGTTCATCACCCGTCTGGTCCACGACCACTCCCCCGACCAGCTGGTGGCCTGCTGGGACGCCGACTGGCGCCCGCAGTGGCGGGTGGACCTGATCCCCACGTACAAGACCCACCGGGTCGCCACCGCCGCCGACGGCAACGTGGCGGCGGACGGCGCGGAGGAGGTCCCGGACACCCTCGCCCCGCAGGTCCCGGTGATCGAAGCGGTCCTGGACGCCCTCGGCATCGCCCGCGTCGGCGTCGCCGACTACGAGGCCGACGACGTCATCGGCACCCTCGCCACCCGCGCGACCGGCCCGGTCGACATCGTCACCGGCGACCGGGACCTCTTCCAGCTGGTCGACGACGCCCGGAAGGCGCGGGTGCTCTACCCGGTCAAGGGCGTCGGCACGCTCCAACTCACCGACGACGCCGTCCTGGTGGAGAAGTACGGGGTCACCGGTGCCCAGTACGTCGACTTCGCCGTGCTGCGCGGCGACCCCAGCGACGGCCTGCCGGGCGTCGTCGGCATCGGCGAGAAGACCGCCGCCAAGCTCATCGCCCAGTACGGCACCCTCGCCGACATCCAGGCTGCCGCCATCGACCCCGACTCCAAGCTCACCCCCGCCCAGCGCAAGCGCATCGTCGAAGGCACCGACTACCTCGCCGTCGCCCCCAAGGTCGTCAGCGTCGCCACCGACGTCCCCCTCCCCGCCTTCGACCCCGCCCTCCCCGACGAACCCCACGACCCCATCACCCTCGAAGAGCTCTCCGAACGCTGGGGCCTCGGGAGCCCGATCAAACGC
- a CDS encoding oxidoreductase — protein sequence MPWTTADMPDQSGRVAVVTGANSGLGLATATGLAQRGATVVLACRNPARAEQAAARIGGRTELLQLDLASLDSVRAAAAELHRRHERIDLLVNNAGVMIPPHQRTADGFELQFGTNHLGHFALTGLVLDLLREVPGSRVVVLGSLAHRIARHGVNFGDLQSERHYSRSRAYGQSKLANLMFMYALQRRLAASGAETIALGAHPGYSATELSRHLPAALQLANRYAVAPFAQPAELGALPTLRAATDPRAMGAHYYGPDGPFEVRGFPVLKATAVPAHDEVAQERLWTVSEELTGVHYA from the coding sequence ATGCCGTGGACCACTGCCGACATGCCCGACCAGAGCGGCCGGGTGGCCGTCGTCACCGGCGCCAACAGCGGGCTCGGCCTGGCGACCGCGACCGGGCTCGCCCAGCGCGGCGCCACCGTCGTGCTGGCCTGCCGCAACCCGGCCAGGGCCGAGCAGGCCGCGGCCCGGATCGGCGGCCGGACCGAGCTGCTGCAACTCGACCTGGCCTCGCTGGACTCGGTCCGGGCGGCCGCCGCCGAGCTGCACCGGCGACACGAGCGGATCGACCTGCTGGTCAACAACGCCGGAGTGATGATTCCCCCGCACCAGCGCACCGCCGACGGCTTCGAGCTGCAGTTCGGCACCAACCACCTGGGCCACTTCGCCCTCACCGGCCTGGTGCTCGACCTGCTGCGGGAGGTCCCGGGCTCGCGGGTGGTGGTCCTCGGCAGCCTGGCGCACCGGATCGCCCGACATGGTGTCAACTTCGGCGACCTCCAGTCCGAGCGCCACTACAGCCGGAGCAGGGCCTACGGGCAGTCCAAGCTGGCCAACCTGATGTTCATGTACGCCCTGCAGCGCCGCCTCGCCGCCTCCGGCGCGGAGACCATCGCGCTCGGCGCCCATCCGGGATACTCCGCGACCGAGCTCTCCCGCCACCTCCCTGCCGCGCTGCAGTTGGCCAACCGGTACGCGGTCGCCCCGTTCGCCCAGCCGGCCGAGTTGGGCGCGCTGCCCACGCTGCGCGCCGCCACCGATCCCCGCGCCATGGGCGCGCACTACTACGGCCCGGACGGGCCGTTCGAGGTCCGCGGCTTCCCTGTGCTCAAGGCCACCGCCGTCCCGGCCCACGACGAGGTGGCCCAGGAACGGCTGTGGACCGTCTCCGAGGAGCTGACCGGCGTCCACTACGCCTGA
- a CDS encoding gamma-glutamyl-gamma-aminobutyrate hydrolase family protein — protein MPRPLIGVSTYLNDASWRVWKAEPAALLPVQYPALVRAAGGITAMLPPDDPDVAAALLDRLDALVISGGPDVDPARYGAAPGVHTDLPPTERDAWELALITAALERRMPLLCICRGMQLLNVALGGDLDQHLPDLVGTEVHSPTPGSYGSHPVLPVPGTRLAGILGETAQDVPTYHHQAVNRIGTGLTPSAHALDGTVEALELADGSAIGVQWHPEQGSDIRLAQHLVRAASGAAAQA, from the coding sequence GTGCCCCGTCCACTGATCGGTGTCTCGACCTATCTCAACGACGCCAGCTGGCGCGTCTGGAAGGCGGAGCCGGCCGCGCTCCTGCCGGTGCAGTACCCGGCGCTGGTCCGGGCGGCCGGCGGGATCACCGCGATGCTGCCGCCCGACGACCCGGACGTCGCCGCCGCGCTGCTGGACCGGCTGGACGCCCTGGTCATCAGCGGCGGCCCGGACGTCGACCCGGCCCGCTACGGCGCGGCCCCCGGCGTCCACACCGACCTGCCGCCGACCGAGCGCGACGCCTGGGAACTGGCGCTGATCACCGCCGCGCTGGAGCGGCGGATGCCGCTGCTCTGCATCTGCCGGGGCATGCAGCTGCTCAACGTCGCCCTCGGCGGCGACCTGGACCAGCACCTGCCGGACCTGGTCGGCACCGAGGTCCACTCCCCCACCCCCGGCTCCTACGGCAGCCACCCGGTGCTCCCGGTCCCTGGCACCCGGCTGGCCGGCATCCTCGGCGAGACCGCCCAGGACGTCCCCACCTACCACCACCAGGCCGTCAACCGCATCGGCACCGGGCTCACCCCTTCGGCCCACGCCCTCGACGGCACCGTCGAGGCGCTGGAACTCGCCGACGGCTCCGCCATCGGCGTCCAGTGGCATCCGGAGCAGGGCAGTGACATCCGGCTCGCCCAGCACCTGGTCCGGGCGGCCTCGGGGGCTGCGGCTCAGGCGTAG
- a CDS encoding FadR/GntR family transcriptional regulator — translation MTEIEDSDPLNDPLGDPLAAALRPVRSGNTYEETVQRLLQLIHLGLVPAGERLPPERDLAERLQVSRMTLREALKVLQDTGMVEVRRGRYGGAFVRHAPEAGAANGSELRRRATLLGDRLEDTLLFREVLETGAAELCAARRPTGADAQRLRDCLAATRAAGVQDYRRQDTRLHLAVAELCGSPSVAAQYATVRATVNELLDCIPLLPPNLEHSEQQHAQLVAAILGGESDLARTVVREHLAGTAALLRGFLTRPEPT, via the coding sequence ATGACGGAGATCGAGGACAGCGACCCGCTGAACGACCCACTGGGCGACCCGCTGGCCGCCGCGCTGCGGCCGGTCCGCTCGGGCAACACCTACGAGGAGACGGTGCAGCGCCTGCTCCAGCTCATCCACCTCGGGCTGGTCCCGGCCGGTGAGCGGCTGCCGCCCGAGCGCGACCTCGCCGAACGGCTCCAGGTCAGCCGGATGACGCTGCGCGAGGCGCTGAAGGTGCTCCAGGACACCGGCATGGTCGAGGTCCGGCGCGGACGCTACGGCGGGGCCTTCGTCCGCCACGCCCCGGAGGCCGGCGCCGCCAACGGCAGCGAGCTGCGCCGCCGCGCCACCCTGCTGGGCGACCGCTTGGAGGACACCCTGCTCTTCCGCGAGGTGCTGGAGACCGGCGCCGCCGAGCTCTGCGCGGCCCGGCGGCCGACCGGCGCGGACGCCCAGCGGCTGCGCGACTGCCTGGCCGCCACCAGGGCCGCCGGCGTCCAGGACTACCGCCGCCAGGACACCCGGCTGCACCTCGCCGTCGCCGAGCTCTGCGGCTCGCCCTCAGTGGCCGCGCAGTACGCCACGGTCCGCGCGACCGTCAACGAACTCCTGGACTGCATACCCCTGCTGCCGCCCAACCTGGAGCACTCGGAGCAGCAGCACGCCCAACTGGTCGCCGCGATCCTCGGCGGCGAGTCCGACCTCGCCCGCACCGTCGTCCGCGAACACCTCGCCGGAACGGCCGCACTGCTGCGCGGCTTCCTGACCCGACCTGAGCCGACCTGA
- a CDS encoding glutamine synthetase family protein has protein sequence MTARQAPLGVDDLRRLVADGEIHTVALAFTDMQGRLQGKRFAAGFFLDEVLAHGSEGCAYLLAVDVELNTVDGYPMASWDTGYGDFALVPDLGTLRRTPWQPGTALVTADLAWLDGAPVPASPRQILRRQLERLAEHGLTAWAGTELEFIVFRDSYEQAWNRGYRELTPANQYNADYSLLATARVEPLLARIRNEMGAAGMTVESAKGECNLGQHEIAFRYDDALTTCDQHSVYKTGAKEIAAQEGLSLTFMAKYNEREGNSCHIHLSLRSTEGTPVCAGPDGEMSPLMRHFMAGQLAAMREFTLLYAPNINSYKRFRPGSFAPTAVAWGRDNRTCSLRVVGHGPSLRVENRSPGGDVNPYLAVAGMIAAGLHGIEQQLELTEPCTGNAYAGDYDHLPATLREAAELWSGSKLAEDAFGADVVQHYLTMARVEQDAYDTAVTDWERFRSFERM, from the coding sequence GTGACTGCTCGTCAAGCCCCGCTCGGCGTCGACGATCTTCGTCGGCTGGTCGCCGACGGGGAGATCCACACGGTCGCCCTCGCCTTCACCGACATGCAGGGCAGACTCCAGGGCAAGCGTTTCGCCGCCGGGTTCTTCCTGGACGAGGTGCTCGCCCACGGCAGCGAGGGCTGCGCCTACCTGCTGGCCGTGGACGTCGAACTGAACACCGTCGACGGCTACCCGATGGCGTCCTGGGACACCGGCTACGGCGACTTCGCGCTCGTCCCGGACCTCGGCACGCTCCGGCGCACCCCCTGGCAGCCCGGCACCGCGCTGGTCACTGCCGACCTCGCCTGGCTGGACGGCGCCCCCGTCCCGGCCTCGCCCCGGCAGATCCTCCGCCGGCAGCTGGAACGCCTGGCCGAGCACGGGCTGACCGCCTGGGCCGGCACCGAGCTGGAGTTCATCGTCTTCCGCGACAGCTACGAGCAGGCGTGGAACCGCGGCTACCGCGAGCTCACCCCGGCCAACCAGTACAACGCCGACTACTCGCTGCTGGCCACCGCCCGGGTCGAACCGCTGCTGGCCCGGATCCGCAACGAGATGGGCGCGGCGGGGATGACCGTCGAGTCGGCCAAGGGCGAGTGCAACCTCGGCCAGCACGAGATCGCCTTCCGCTACGACGACGCCCTCACCACCTGCGACCAGCACTCGGTCTACAAGACCGGGGCCAAGGAGATCGCCGCCCAGGAGGGCCTCTCGCTGACCTTCATGGCCAAGTACAACGAGCGCGAGGGCAACAGCTGCCACATCCACCTCTCGCTGCGCTCCACCGAGGGGACCCCGGTCTGCGCCGGACCGGACGGCGAGATGTCGCCGCTGATGCGGCACTTCATGGCCGGCCAGCTGGCCGCGATGCGCGAGTTCACCCTGCTCTACGCCCCCAACATCAACTCCTACAAGCGGTTCCGGCCCGGCTCCTTCGCCCCGACCGCCGTCGCCTGGGGACGGGACAACCGCACCTGTTCACTGCGGGTGGTCGGGCACGGCCCCTCGCTGCGGGTGGAGAACCGCTCGCCGGGCGGCGACGTCAACCCCTACCTCGCCGTGGCCGGCATGATCGCCGCCGGACTGCACGGCATCGAGCAGCAGCTCGAACTCACCGAGCCCTGCACCGGCAACGCCTACGCCGGCGACTACGACCACCTGCCGGCCACCCTGCGCGAGGCCGCCGAGCTCTGGTCCGGCAGCAAGCTGGCCGAGGACGCCTTCGGCGCCGACGTCGTCCAGCACTACCTGACCATGGCCCGGGTCGAGCAGGACGCCTACGACACCGCCGTCACCGACTGGGAGCGATTCCGCTCCTTCGAGCGAATGTGA
- a CDS encoding aldehyde dehydrogenase family protein, translating to MSDLPPVEDHLTVLNPATEAVLATVPATTPAQLDAAVARAAKAQQGWAALAPGDRARLLRRFADAVDAHTAELAALEVAEAGHTVGNAQWEVGNVRDLLEYAAAGIERLTGRQIPVAGGLDVTFHEPLGVVGVIAPWNFPMPIAAWGLAPALAAGNAVLLKPAETTPLTALKLAELALAAGLPEGLFQVLPGYGQVTGRALVDHPGVRKIVFTGSTPVGKEIMARCATQLKRVTLELGGKSPNIVFADADLARAAAAAPMSFLDNAGQDCCARTRILVQREVYDDFLALVAPAIEAVRVGDPSDPATEMGPLISARQLERVTGYLTPELPVAARGTAPTGPGFWCPPTLLAPEDPDCRAATEEIFGPVAVVLPFTDEADALRLANATRYGLSGSIWTRDLGRALRMARGVESGNLSVNSHSSVRYWTPFGGFGESGLGRELGPDALAHFTETKNVFISTEE from the coding sequence ATGTCCGACCTGCCTCCGGTTGAGGACCACCTCACCGTCCTCAACCCCGCCACCGAGGCGGTGCTCGCCACCGTCCCGGCCACCACCCCGGCCCAGCTGGACGCCGCCGTCGCCCGCGCCGCCAAGGCGCAGCAGGGCTGGGCGGCACTCGCCCCCGGCGACCGCGCCCGGCTGCTCCGCCGTTTCGCCGACGCCGTGGACGCCCACACCGCCGAACTCGCCGCACTGGAGGTCGCCGAGGCCGGGCACACCGTCGGCAACGCCCAGTGGGAGGTCGGCAACGTCCGCGACCTGCTGGAGTACGCCGCCGCCGGGATCGAACGGCTGACCGGGCGTCAGATCCCGGTGGCCGGCGGGCTCGACGTCACCTTCCACGAGCCGCTCGGCGTGGTCGGCGTCATCGCACCCTGGAACTTCCCGATGCCGATCGCCGCCTGGGGCCTCGCGCCCGCGCTCGCGGCCGGCAACGCGGTGCTGCTCAAGCCCGCTGAGACCACCCCGCTCACCGCCCTGAAACTGGCCGAGCTGGCGCTCGCGGCCGGACTGCCGGAGGGGCTGTTCCAGGTCCTCCCCGGGTACGGACAGGTCACCGGACGGGCGCTGGTCGACCATCCCGGGGTCCGGAAGATCGTGTTCACCGGGTCCACCCCGGTCGGCAAGGAGATCATGGCCCGCTGCGCCACGCAGCTGAAGCGGGTCACCCTGGAGCTCGGCGGCAAGAGCCCGAACATCGTCTTCGCCGACGCCGACCTGGCCCGGGCCGCCGCCGCCGCGCCGATGTCCTTCCTGGACAACGCCGGACAGGACTGCTGCGCCCGTACCCGGATCCTGGTCCAGCGCGAGGTCTACGACGACTTCCTGGCCCTGGTCGCCCCGGCGATCGAGGCGGTCCGGGTCGGCGACCCGAGCGACCCGGCCACCGAGATGGGCCCGCTGATCTCCGCCCGCCAGCTGGAGCGGGTCACCGGCTACCTCACCCCGGAACTGCCGGTCGCCGCGCGCGGCACCGCGCCCACCGGCCCCGGCTTCTGGTGCCCGCCCACCCTGCTGGCCCCCGAGGACCCGGACTGCCGGGCCGCCACCGAGGAGATCTTCGGCCCGGTCGCGGTGGTCCTGCCGTTCACCGACGAGGCCGACGCGCTGCGCCTGGCCAACGCCACCCGCTACGGCCTGTCCGGCTCGATCTGGACCCGGGACCTGGGCCGCGCACTGCGGATGGCCCGGGGCGTGGAGTCGGGCAACCTGTCCGTCAACTCGCACAGCTCGGTCCGCTACTGGACCCCCTTCGGGGGCTTCGGCGAGTCCGGCCTCGGCCGCGAACTCGGTCCGGACGCGCTCGCACACTTCACCGAGACCAAGAACGTCTTCATCAGCACAGAGGAGTAG
- a CDS encoding 3-oxoacyl-ACP reductase, with protein MSTDNGTTAAEESVCRRLVGRTAVITGAGSGIGLATARRLASEGAHVVCADIDETSGKAAAEEVGGLFVRVDVTDQEQVEALFKTAFDTYGSVDVAFNNAGISPPDDDSILTTGLDAWRRVQEVNLTSVYLCCKAALPYMQRQGKGSIINTASFVAVMGAATSQISYTASKGGVLAMSRELGVQFAREGIRVNALCPGPVDTPLLRELFAKDPERAARRLVHIPLGRFARPEEIAAAVAFLASDDSSFMTANEFLVDGGIGGAYVTPL; from the coding sequence ATGAGCACCGACAACGGGACCACCGCAGCTGAAGAGAGCGTCTGCCGCCGCCTGGTCGGCCGCACCGCCGTGATCACCGGCGCCGGCAGCGGCATCGGGCTGGCCACCGCCCGCCGCCTGGCGAGCGAGGGCGCGCACGTCGTCTGCGCCGACATCGACGAGACCTCCGGCAAGGCCGCCGCCGAGGAGGTCGGCGGGCTCTTCGTCCGCGTCGACGTCACCGACCAGGAGCAGGTCGAGGCGCTGTTCAAGACCGCCTTCGACACCTACGGCAGCGTCGACGTCGCCTTCAACAACGCCGGGATCTCCCCGCCCGACGACGACTCGATCCTCACCACCGGGCTCGACGCCTGGCGCCGGGTCCAGGAGGTCAACCTGACCTCCGTGTACCTGTGCTGCAAGGCGGCGCTGCCGTACATGCAGCGGCAGGGCAAGGGCTCGATCATCAACACCGCCAGCTTCGTCGCGGTGATGGGCGCGGCGACCTCGCAGATCTCCTACACCGCCTCCAAGGGCGGGGTGCTGGCCATGTCCCGCGAGCTGGGCGTCCAGTTCGCCCGCGAGGGCATCCGGGTCAACGCCCTCTGCCCCGGCCCGGTGGACACCCCGCTGCTGCGCGAGCTCTTCGCCAAGGACCCCGAGCGCGCCGCCCGCCGACTGGTCCACATCCCGCTCGGCCGCTTCGCCCGTCCGGAGGAGATCGCCGCCGCCGTGGCCTTCCTGGCGAGCGACGACTCCTCCTTCATGACCGCCAACGAGTTCCTGGTCGACGGCGGCATCGGCGGCGCGTACGTCACCCCGCTGTAG
- a CDS encoding glutathionylspermidine synthase family protein, producing MERHRIEPRRDWQRTVEEQGLVYPLTRYPDDSLRPYWDESAYYRFSLAEIEALEATVDELHALCLEAAAHIVARDRFAELGITDPRVVALIRESWHRRSEQPSLYGRFDLRYDGRGPAQLLEYNADTPTSLVEAASPQWFWMEERFPGADQWNSLHERLVAAWRRQAHLLPPGPVHFAHSEVDELGEDRMTTAYLMETARQAGLATAPVPVESIGWDAAGCRFVDLELRPIRSIFKLYPWEWLVSDEFGGHVVDSASLDGAALDGSPAAGRTDGYRRAARTCWIEPAWKMLLSNKALLAVLWELNPGHPNLLPAHLDGPRLLKSYAAKPLLGREGAGISLVGAGVPAAPLDPDQAYCWQQLAPLPVFDGNHVVLGAWTVDGEAAGLGIRESAGPVTDEYARFLPHVIID from the coding sequence ATGGAACGCCACCGGATCGAACCGCGCCGGGACTGGCAGCGGACCGTCGAGGAGCAGGGGCTGGTCTACCCGCTCACCCGCTACCCCGACGACAGCCTCCGCCCCTACTGGGACGAGTCCGCCTACTACCGCTTCAGCCTCGCCGAGATCGAGGCGCTGGAGGCGACCGTCGACGAGCTCCACGCCCTGTGCCTGGAGGCCGCCGCGCACATCGTCGCCCGGGACCGCTTCGCCGAACTCGGGATCACCGACCCCCGGGTGGTCGCCCTGATCCGCGAGTCCTGGCACCGCCGCAGCGAACAGCCGAGCCTCTACGGGCGCTTCGACCTGCGCTACGACGGTCGCGGACCGGCCCAGCTGCTGGAGTACAACGCCGACACCCCCACCAGCCTGGTCGAGGCGGCGAGCCCGCAGTGGTTCTGGATGGAGGAGCGGTTCCCCGGCGCGGACCAGTGGAACTCGCTGCACGAACGGCTGGTCGCCGCCTGGCGCCGACAGGCCCACCTCCTGCCGCCCGGTCCGGTGCACTTCGCCCACTCCGAGGTGGACGAGCTCGGCGAGGACCGGATGACCACCGCCTACCTGATGGAGACCGCCCGCCAGGCCGGTCTGGCGACGGCTCCGGTCCCGGTGGAGTCCATCGGCTGGGACGCGGCCGGCTGCCGCTTCGTCGACCTCGAACTGCGCCCGATCCGCAGCATCTTCAAGCTCTACCCCTGGGAATGGCTGGTCAGCGACGAGTTCGGCGGCCATGTCGTGGACAGCGCGAGCCTCGACGGCGCGGCCCTCGACGGTTCCCCGGCGGCCGGCCGCACCGACGGCTACCGCCGCGCCGCGCGCACCTGCTGGATCGAGCCCGCCTGGAAGATGCTGCTGTCCAACAAGGCGCTGCTGGCCGTGCTCTGGGAGCTCAATCCCGGCCACCCCAACCTGCTGCCCGCCCACCTCGACGGTCCCCGGCTGCTGAAGTCCTACGCCGCCAAGCCGCTGCTCGGCCGCGAGGGGGCGGGCATCAGCCTGGTCGGCGCGGGTGTACCCGCCGCCCCGCTCGACCCCGACCAGGCCTACTGCTGGCAGCAGCTCGCCCCGCTCCCGGTCTTCGACGGCAACCATGTCGTCCTCGGCGCCTGGACCGTGGACGGCGAGGCGGCCGGACTCGGCATCCGCGAGTCCGCCGGACCGGTCACCGACGAGTACGCCCGGTTCCTGCCGCACGTCATCATCGACTGA
- a CDS encoding DUF2510 domain-containing protein, producing MSTTTPAGWYPDPKPSDPVNPGQRWWNGTDWTVSTKPETVLPVAAPKVRKRRPALVAGAVAAILGLGVGSLATYLIMDGNSSSNSSSSAAQSHGFGSGGSGGAGGQNPFGEGGSGSGGSGSGGSGSGGSGGSGSGGSGGSSTGSNVAVDMANGITLPDPGSGWTGGTVTGGFAELSYGSYKCTQASAGCSLAGVSTSTLKIPASGGVQAAAEADMPGAVSSAYGTVTGHKQLEAQSVTVAGQSGYLIRWQVDAKVGNNGTVEDVVFPNAAGTAYVAVHFGFDIAAKAPAVSLMDTIVAGIQQYSGNTGGSTGPGTTS from the coding sequence GTGAGTACGACAACACCTGCCGGCTGGTACCCGGATCCCAAGCCGAGCGATCCCGTCAACCCCGGTCAGCGGTGGTGGAACGGCACCGACTGGACCGTCAGCACCAAGCCCGAGACGGTGCTGCCCGTCGCCGCGCCCAAGGTGCGCAAGCGCCGCCCGGCGCTGGTCGCCGGCGCGGTCGCCGCCATCCTCGGACTCGGGGTCGGATCGCTCGCCACGTACCTGATCATGGACGGCAACTCCTCCAGCAACAGCAGCAGCTCGGCCGCCCAGAGCCACGGCTTCGGCAGCGGCGGCAGCGGCGGTGCCGGCGGCCAGAATCCCTTCGGGGAGGGCGGCTCGGGCTCGGGCGGCTCCGGTTCCGGTGGTTCGGGCTCGGGTGGTTCGGGCGGCTCGGGCTCGGGCGGTTCCGGCGGCTCGTCCACGGGCAGCAATGTGGCGGTGGACATGGCGAACGGGATCACCCTGCCGGATCCCGGCAGCGGCTGGACCGGCGGCACTGTCACCGGCGGCTTTGCCGAGCTGAGCTACGGCTCCTACAAGTGCACCCAGGCCAGCGCCGGCTGCTCCCTGGCCGGAGTCTCGACCAGCACGCTGAAGATCCCCGCCAGCGGCGGGGTCCAGGCGGCGGCCGAGGCCGACATGCCCGGCGCGGTCAGCAGCGCCTACGGCACGGTCACCGGCCACAAGCAGCTGGAGGCACAGTCGGTGACCGTGGCCGGACAGTCCGGCTACCTGATCCGCTGGCAGGTCGACGCCAAGGTCGGCAACAACGGCACCGTCGAGGACGTGGTCTTCCCGAACGCGGCCGGCACCGCCTATGTCGCCGTCCACTTCGGGTTCGACATCGCCGCCAAGGCCCCGGCCGTCTCGCTGATGGACACCATCGTCGCCGGCATCCAGCAGTACAGCGGCAACACCGGCGGCAGCACGGGCCCGGGAACCACCTCCTGA
- a CDS encoding amino acid deaminase/aldolase, with protein MVTTTPSADRARYDRATAHLDAPLAIVDLDAFDANAADLVRRANGKPVRVASKSVRCRALLERVLRTDGFQGVMSFTLAESIWLARAGFEDILLAYPSADRAGYAELAADPKLAGAISVLLDDPAQLDLVDAARDGGTEEIRVCLELDTALRLLGGRVRIGARRSPLRTPEAVAAFAELVQQRPGFRVVGLMAYEGHVAGVGDSIAGRPFRSRMVQLMQRTARAELAQRRAGTVRALRRVVDLEFVNGGGTGSVESTVAEDAVTEVAAGSGLYVPRLFDNYRSFHGRPAALFAQPVVRRPGVGVVTVLGGGYPASGAAGQDRSPVPHLPEGLRYDPQEGAGEVQTPLLGPAADDLLIGDRVWFRHAKAGELCERFAELQLVQGDRVVETVPTYRGEGKTFL; from the coding sequence ATGGTGACCACCACGCCTTCCGCCGACCGGGCTCGGTACGACCGGGCCACCGCCCACCTCGACGCGCCGCTGGCGATCGTGGACCTGGACGCCTTCGACGCCAACGCCGCCGACCTGGTGCGCCGGGCGAACGGCAAGCCGGTCCGGGTGGCCAGCAAGTCGGTCCGCTGCCGCGCACTGCTGGAACGGGTGCTGCGGACGGACGGCTTCCAGGGCGTCATGAGCTTCACCCTGGCCGAGTCCATCTGGCTGGCGCGGGCGGGCTTCGAGGACATCCTGCTGGCCTACCCCTCGGCGGACCGGGCCGGCTACGCCGAGCTGGCCGCCGACCCCAAGCTGGCGGGCGCCATCTCGGTGCTGCTGGACGACCCGGCCCAGCTCGACCTGGTGGACGCGGCCAGGGACGGCGGGACCGAGGAGATCCGGGTCTGCCTGGAGCTGGACACCGCGCTGCGGCTGCTCGGCGGCAGGGTCCGGATCGGCGCCCGGCGCTCGCCGCTGCGGACGCCGGAGGCGGTGGCCGCCTTCGCCGAGCTGGTGCAGCAGCGTCCCGGTTTCCGGGTGGTCGGGCTGATGGCCTACGAGGGCCATGTCGCGGGCGTCGGCGACAGCATCGCCGGACGGCCGTTCCGCTCGCGGATGGTCCAGCTGATGCAGCGCACGGCCCGCGCGGAGCTGGCCCAGCGGCGCGCCGGGACGGTACGCGCCCTGCGCCGGGTGGTGGACCTGGAGTTCGTCAACGGCGGCGGCACCGGCAGTGTGGAGAGCACGGTCGCGGAGGACGCGGTGACCGAGGTGGCGGCCGGCTCCGGCCTCTACGTCCCCCGGCTGTTCGACAACTACCGCTCGTTCCACGGGCGCCCGGCGGCGCTGTTCGCCCAGCCGGTGGTCCGGCGGCCCGGGGTCGGCGTGGTGACGGTGCTCGGCGGCGGCTACCCCGCCTCGGGTGCGGCCGGCCAGGACCGCTCACCCGTCCCCCACCTGCCGGAGGGCCTGCGCTACGACCCCCAGGAGGGCGCGGGCGAGGTGCAGACCCCGCTGCTGGGCCCGGCCGCGGACGACCTGCTGATCGGCGACCGGGTCTGGTTCCGGCACGCCAAGGCCGGTGAACTGTGCGAGCGCTTCGCCGAGTTGCAGCTGGTCCAGGGCGACCGGGTGGTGGAGACCGTGCCGACCTACCGCGGCGAGGGCAAGACCTTCCTCTGA